A region of Arabidopsis thaliana chromosome 5, partial sequence DNA encodes the following proteins:
- a CDS encoding basic helix-loop-helix (bHLH) DNA-binding superfamily protein, whose translation MDDCRDKRRRRCTKLTCGTDNNDMEKMMHRETERQRRQEMASLYASLRSLLPLHFIKGKRSTSDQVNEAVNYIKYLQRKIKELSVRRDDLMVLSRGSLLGSSNGDFKEDVEMISGKNHVVVRQCLVGVEIMLSSRCCGGQPRFSSVLQVLSEYGLCLLNSISSIVDDRLVYTIQAEVNDMALMIDLAELEKRLIRMK comes from the exons ATGGATGATTGTCGggacaagagaagaagacggtgTACGAAGCTGACATGTGGTACTGATAATAACgacatggagaagatgatgcaCAGAGAAACTGAGAGGCAAAGGAGACAAGAAATGGCTTCTCTTTATGCCTCTCTTCGTTCTCTTCTCCCTCTTCACTTCATCAAG GGTAAGCGTTCGACGTCAGATCAAGTCAACGAGGCGGTGAACTACATAAAGTATCTACAGAGGAAGATCAAGGAGCTAAGTGTGAGGAGAGATGATCTCATGGTACTGTCTAGAGGAAGTTTATTGGGTAGTAGTAATGGTGATTTTAAGGAAGATGTGGAGATGATAAGTGGGAAAAATCATGTGGTGGTTCGTCAGTGTTTGGTTGGTGTGGAAATCATGTTGAGTAGCCGCTGCTGCGGTGGCCAACCGCGGTTTTCGAGTGTTCTTCAAGTGCTTAGTGAATATGGTCTCTGCCTTCTTAACTCCATCTCCTCTATTGTTGATGATAGGCTAGTTTACACCATACAGGCCGAG gtCAACGATATGGCTTTGATGATTGACTTAGCAGAACTTGAAAAGAGATTAATCAGAATGAAGTAA
- the AHG1 gene encoding Protein phosphatase 2C family protein has translation MRRQAAVFGEPSSSRNRDRTDMEVYSSFDVPLRKQARRSEIGGLPADIGGFLAPPAASSCQKSEAPVWKGEETEDEPLYGIVSVMGRSRKMEDSVTVKPNLCKPEVNRQRPVHFFAVYDGHGGSQVSTLCSTTMHTFVKEELEQNLEEEEEGSENDVVERKWRGVMKRSFKRMDEMATSTCVCGTSVPLCNCDPREAAISGSTAVTAVLTHDHIIVANTGDSRAVLCRNGMAIPLSNDHKPDRPDERARIEAAGGRVLVVDGARVEGILATSRAIGDRYLKPMVAWEPEVTFMRRESGDECLVLASDGLWDVLSSQLACDIARFCLREETPSSLDLNRMAQEDDNDGEQNPSRSVLAATLLTRLALGRQSSDNISVVVIDLKNSSQ, from the exons ATGCGGAGACAAGCGGCGGTTTTCGGCGAACCTAGTTCGTCTAGGAATCGTGATCGGACGGACATGGAAGTTTACTCAAGTTTTGACGTTCCATTGAGGAAACAAGCTCGGAGGTCAGAGATCGGTGGTCTTCCGGCGGATATCGGGGGCTTTTTGGCACCTCCGGCGGCATCTTCTTGCCAAAAATCGGAAGCGCCGGTGTGGAAGGGAGAAGAAACGGAGGATGAGCCGTTGTACGGTATAGTTTCGGTTATGGGAAGATCTCGTAAGATGGAGGATTCGGTTACTGTTAAACCGAATTTGTGCAAACCGGAAGTTAACCGGCAAAGACCGGTTCATTTCTTTGCGGTATACGATGGCCACGGCGGTTCTCAG GTGTCAACATTGTGCAGCACGACTATGCACACGTTTGTCAAGGAGGAGCTAGAGCAAAACCtcgaagaggaggaagaaggaagCGAAAACGATGTCGTGGAGAGGAAATGGCGGGGCGTGATGAAACGGAGTTTCAAGAGGATGGATGAGATGGCAACGAGTACATGCGTGTGTGGGACTAGTGTGCCGTTGTGTAACTGTGATCCGAGGGAGGCTGCGATTTCGGGTTCAACGGCGGTCACTGCGGTTTTGACGCACGATCATATTATTGTAGCCAATACTGGTGACTCACGTGCGGTGTTGTGTCGAAATGGAATGGCTATTCCTCTGAGTAACGATCACAAG CCGGATAGACCAGACGAGCGTGCGAGGATTGAAGCAGCTGGTGGTCGAGTTTTAGTAGTGGATGGAGCTAGAGTTGAAGGAATTCTAGCCACGTCCAGAGCCATAG GGGACAGGTATCTAAAACCAATGGTAGCATGGGAACCAGAAGTAACATTCATGAGAAGGGAATCTGGAGATGAATGCTTAGTATTAGCAAGCGATGGGCTTTGGGATGTACTCTCGAGTCAGCTAGCTTGTGACATAGCTAGGTTTTGTCTCCGCGAAGAAACTCCCTCGAGCCTTGATTTAAATAGAATGGCTCAAGAAGACGACAATGACGGAGAACAAAATCCTTCAAGGAGTGTATTGGCTGCAACGTTGCTAACGCGGTTGGCTTTGGGTAGACAAAGCAGTGATAATATAAGTGTGGTCGTCATTGATCTCAAGAATAGCTCTCAGTAA
- a CDS encoding basic helix-loop-helix (bHLH) DNA-binding superfamily protein (basic helix-loop-helix (bHLH) DNA-binding superfamily protein; FUNCTIONS IN: DNA binding, sequence-specific DNA binding transcription factor activity; INVOLVED IN: regulation of transcription; LOCATED IN: nucleus; CONTAINS InterPro DOMAIN/s: Helix-loop-helix DNA-binding domain (InterPro:IPR001092), Helix-loop-helix DNA-binding (InterPro:IPR011598); BEST Arabidopsis thaliana protein match is: basic helix-loop-helix (bHLH) DNA-binding superfamily protein (TAIR:AT4G25400.1); Has 292 Blast hits to 292 proteins in 23 species: Archae - 0; Bacteria - 0; Metazoa - 2; Fungi - 0; Plants - 290; Viruses - 0; Other Eukaryotes - 0 (source: NCBI BLink).): MEKMMHRETERQRRQEMASLYASLRSLLPLHFIKGKRSTSDQVNEAVNYIKYLQRKIKELSVRRDDLMVLSRGSLLGSSNGDFKEDVEMISGKNHVVVRQCLVGVEIMLSSRCCGGQPRFSSVLQVLSEYGLCLLNSISSIVDDRLVYTIQAEVNDMALMIDLAELEKRLIRMK; encoded by the exons atggagaagatgatgcaCAGAGAAACTGAGAGGCAAAGGAGACAAGAAATGGCTTCTCTTTATGCCTCTCTTCGTTCTCTTCTCCCTCTTCACTTCATCAAG GGTAAGCGTTCGACGTCAGATCAAGTCAACGAGGCGGTGAACTACATAAAGTATCTACAGAGGAAGATCAAGGAGCTAAGTGTGAGGAGAGATGATCTCATGGTACTGTCTAGAGGAAGTTTATTGGGTAGTAGTAATGGTGATTTTAAGGAAGATGTGGAGATGATAAGTGGGAAAAATCATGTGGTGGTTCGTCAGTGTTTGGTTGGTGTGGAAATCATGTTGAGTAGCCGCTGCTGCGGTGGCCAACCGCGGTTTTCGAGTGTTCTTCAAGTGCTTAGTGAATATGGTCTCTGCCTTCTTAACTCCATCTCCTCTATTGTTGATGATAGGCTAGTTTACACCATACAGGCCGAG gtCAACGATATGGCTTTGATGATTGACTTAGCAGAACTTGAAAAGAGATTAATCAGAATGAAGTAA
- the AHG1 gene encoding Protein phosphatase 2C family protein (ABA-hypersensitive germination 1 (AHG1); FUNCTIONS IN: protein serine/threonine phosphatase activity, catalytic activity; INVOLVED IN: seed germination, response to abscisic acid stimulus, seed development; LOCATED IN: protein serine/threonine phosphatase complex; EXPRESSED IN: seed; CONTAINS InterPro DOMAIN/s: Protein phosphatase 2C, manganese/magnesium aspartate binding site (InterPro:IPR000222), Protein phosphatase 2C-related (InterPro:IPR001932), Protein phosphatase 2C (InterPro:IPR015655), Protein phosphatase 2C, N-terminal (InterPro:IPR014045); BEST Arabidopsis thaliana protein match is: highly ABA-induced PP2C gene 3 (TAIR:AT2G29380.1); Has 6503 Blast hits to 6478 proteins in 370 species: Archae - 6; Bacteria - 133; Metazoa - 1626; Fungi - 786; Plants - 2672; Viruses - 7; Other Eukaryotes - 1273 (source: NCBI BLink).) — MTEIYRTISTGRGDDVSPTKCRERRRRRIEMRRQAAVFGEPSSSRNRDRTDMEVYSSFDVPLRKQARRSEIGGLPADIGGFLAPPAASSCQKSEAPVWKGEETEDEPLYGIVSVMGRSRKMEDSVTVKPNLCKPEVNRQRPVHFFAVYDGHGGSQVSTLCSTTMHTFVKEELEQNLEEEEEGSENDVVERKWRGVMKRSFKRMDEMATSTCVCGTSVPLCNCDPREAAISGSTAVTAVLTHDHIIVANTGDSRAVLCRNGMAIPLSNDHKPDRPDERARIEAAGGRVLVVDGARVEGILATSRAIGDRYLKPMVAWEPEVTFMRRESGDECLVLASDGLWDVLSSQLACDIARFCLREETPSSLDLNRMAQEDDNDGEQNPSRSVLAATLLTRLALGRQSSDNISVVVIDLKNSSQ; from the exons ATGACTGAAATCTACAGAACAATTTCAACCGGACGTGGAGACGACGTTTCTCCGACTAAATGCCGTGAACGTCGTCGTCGGAGAATTGAGATGCGGAGACAAGCGGCGGTTTTCGGCGAACCTAGTTCGTCTAGGAATCGTGATCGGACGGACATGGAAGTTTACTCAAGTTTTGACGTTCCATTGAGGAAACAAGCTCGGAGGTCAGAGATCGGTGGTCTTCCGGCGGATATCGGGGGCTTTTTGGCACCTCCGGCGGCATCTTCTTGCCAAAAATCGGAAGCGCCGGTGTGGAAGGGAGAAGAAACGGAGGATGAGCCGTTGTACGGTATAGTTTCGGTTATGGGAAGATCTCGTAAGATGGAGGATTCGGTTACTGTTAAACCGAATTTGTGCAAACCGGAAGTTAACCGGCAAAGACCGGTTCATTTCTTTGCGGTATACGATGGCCACGGCGGTTCTCAG GTGTCAACATTGTGCAGCACGACTATGCACACGTTTGTCAAGGAGGAGCTAGAGCAAAACCtcgaagaggaggaagaaggaagCGAAAACGATGTCGTGGAGAGGAAATGGCGGGGCGTGATGAAACGGAGTTTCAAGAGGATGGATGAGATGGCAACGAGTACATGCGTGTGTGGGACTAGTGTGCCGTTGTGTAACTGTGATCCGAGGGAGGCTGCGATTTCGGGTTCAACGGCGGTCACTGCGGTTTTGACGCACGATCATATTATTGTAGCCAATACTGGTGACTCACGTGCGGTGTTGTGTCGAAATGGAATGGCTATTCCTCTGAGTAACGATCACAAG CCGGATAGACCAGACGAGCGTGCGAGGATTGAAGCAGCTGGTGGTCGAGTTTTAGTAGTGGATGGAGCTAGAGTTGAAGGAATTCTAGCCACGTCCAGAGCCATAG GGGACAGGTATCTAAAACCAATGGTAGCATGGGAACCAGAAGTAACATTCATGAGAAGGGAATCTGGAGATGAATGCTTAGTATTAGCAAGCGATGGGCTTTGGGATGTACTCTCGAGTCAGCTAGCTTGTGACATAGCTAGGTTTTGTCTCCGCGAAGAAACTCCCTCGAGCCTTGATTTAAATAGAATGGCTCAAGAAGACGACAATGACGGAGAACAAAATCCTTCAAGGAGTGTATTGGCTGCAACGTTGCTAACGCGGTTGGCTTTGGGTAGACAAAGCAGTGATAATATAAGTGTGGTCGTCATTGATCTCAAGAATAGCTCTCAGTAA
- a CDS encoding Protein kinase superfamily protein (Protein kinase superfamily protein; FUNCTIONS IN: protein serine/threonine kinase activity, protein kinase activity, kinase activity, ATP binding; INVOLVED IN: protein amino acid phosphorylation; LOCATED IN: chloroplast; EXPRESSED IN: 21 plant structures; EXPRESSED DURING: 13 growth stages; CONTAINS InterPro DOMAIN/s: Protein kinase, ATP binding site (InterPro:IPR017441), Protein kinase, catalytic domain (InterPro:IPR000719), Serine-threonine/tyrosine-protein kinase (InterPro:IPR001245), Serine/threonine-protein kinase-like domain (InterPro:IPR017442), Protein kinase-like domain (InterPro:IPR011009), Serine/threonine-protein kinase, active site (InterPro:IPR008271); BEST Arabidopsis thaliana protein match is: Protein kinase superfamily protein (TAIR:AT4G25390.1); Has 88935 Blast hits to 72359 proteins in 3004 species: Archae - 64; Bacteria - 5807; Metazoa - 25667; Fungi - 4967; Plants - 43770; Viruses - 185; Other Eukaryotes - 8475 (source: NCBI BLink).), with amino-acid sequence MPSRTLPSPAPVNSPFSSSVTPHHETTTTRIFPPLAAVGFSLFITLSICFCKFNRKRRSPAAVASSSTPPQKQPLHEFSYSSLRKATASFSPENRLGQGGFGSVFRGTLSPSSGGGNVAVKVMDSGSLQGEREFQNELFFAGKLDSPHVVSVIGFSRRRRSRLILVYELMDIGNLQDALLHRRSPELMIWNRRFLVAIDIAKGIEHLHSLNPCVIHGDLKPSNVLLDRFFSAKISDFGLARLKSEHVEVKVVSESDVVEDYGSVVEEVESVVTNTTGCDESNFGFTDQSPVPLSSPEMVEQVPMTSPETVVSVSPEMGEKGSVLEVGNVVRSKDWWWKQEGNVGRGKGKEYVMQWIGSEVKEERQSSDWIAETAEGGKKVEKKKSSKRLEWWLSLDEEKEKGKKKKRRMVREWWKDEYRKELAKRMKKKKKKKTLESEFYSDDVSGSVDQRRHGDGEVYRKKRRGVSSNSIGSSIDWWLDGLSGEQWRARRRNSQDSVKSCGVSSTPSMRGTMCYVAPECCGNNIDDVSEKSDVYSYGVLLLVLVSGRRPLEVTGPASEIMLRANLMSWARKLARRGRLGDLVDEKLQLLDQEQAVLCIKVALQCLQKSPVSRPSMKDVLEMLTGAISPPDLPTEFSPSPQTRFPFKARRKQNR; translated from the coding sequence atgcCGTCACGAACACTCCCGTCGCCGGCACCGGTAAATTCACCGTTCTCTTCCTCCGTCACACCTCACCATGAAACAACCACCACACGCATCTTCCCTCCTCTTGCAGCTGTAggtttctctctcttcataaCTCTCTCCATCTGTTTCTGCAAATTCAACCGCAAACGCCGATCTCCCGCCGCCGTAGCCTCCTCCTCTACACCGCCGCAGAAACAACCGTTACACGAGTTCTCCTACTCATCTCTCCGTAAAGCCACCGCTTCTTTCTCACCGGAGAATCGACTAGGTCAAGGCGGATTCGGCTCTGTATTCCGTGGAACTTTATCTCCTTCCTCCGGTGGTGGTAATGTCGCCGTTAAAGTAATGGATTCAGGTTCTCTTcaaggagaaagagagtttcAAAACGAGCTTTTCTTCGCTGGTAAGCTTGATTCTCCTCATGTAGTTTCCGTTATTGGCTTCTCTCGACGACGACGAAGCCGTTTGATTCTTGTATACGAGCTTATGGATATTGGAAATCTTCAAGatgctcttcttcatcgtAGATCTCCTGAGCTTATGATATGGAATCGAAGATTTCTCGTTGCGATTGATATAGCTAAAGGGATTGAACATTTACATAGCTTGAATCCTTGTGTGATTCATGGAGATTTGAAACCTAGTAATGTATTGTTGGATCGATTCTTCTCTGCTAAGAtctctgattttggtttagctAGGTTGAAATCTGAACATGTTGAAGTTAAAGTAGTGTCTGAGAGTGATGTAGTGGAAGATTATGGTTCTGTAGTTGAAGAAGTTGAGAGTGTTGTTACTAATACTACTGGTTGTGATGAATCTAACTTTGGATTCACTGATCAGTCTCCGGTGCCTCTTTCATCGCCGGAGATGGTGGAGCAGGTGCCTATGACGTCACCGGAGACAGTTGTATCGGTTTCTCCGGAGATGGGGGAGAAAGGAAGTGTGTTGGAGGTTGGTAATGTGGTGAGGAGTAAAGATTGGTGGTGGAAGCAAGAAGGGAATGTTGGAAGAGGGAAAGGGAAGGAGTATGTGATGCAATGGATTGGTTCTGAGGTGAAGGAAGAGAGACAGAGTAGTGATTGGATTGCTGAGACGGCGGAAGGCGGTAAGAaagttgagaagaagaagagtagtaAGAGATTAGAATGGTGGCTTTCGTTGGatgaagagaaggagaaggggaagaagaagaagcggagAATGGTGAGAGAGTGGTGGAAAGATGAGTATAGGAAAGAGCTTGCtaagagaatgaagaagaagaagaagaagaaaactttggAGTCTGAGTTTTATAGTGATGATGTGAGTGGAAGTGTGGATCAAAGGCGGCACGGGGATGGAGAAGTGTataggaagaaaagaagaggtGTTAGTAGTAACAGTATAGGTAGTAGCATAGACTGGTGGTTAGATGGGCTAAGCGGTGAACAATGGAGAGCACGGCGTAGAAACAGTCAAGATTCAGTTAAGAGTTGCGGAGTCAGTAGCACGCCGAGCATGAGAGGGACGATGTGCTATGTTGCTCCTGAGTGTTGTGGTAATAACATAGATGATGTGTCTGAAAAATCTGATGTGTATAGCTATGGAGTTTTGTTGTTAGTCCTGGTTTCAGGACGGCGGCCGCTGGAAGTAACTGGACCCGCGTCTGAGATCATGCTGCGTGCAAATCTCATGTCGTGGGCGAGGAAGCTGGCGAGAAGAGGGAGACTCGGTGATCTGGTGGATGAAAAGCTGCAGTTGTTAGACCAAGAACAAGCGGTTTTGTGCATTAAGGTGGCTTTGCAATGTCTGCAAAAATCACCGGTTTCACGACCTTCAATGAAAGATGTTTTAGAAATGCTTACAGGAGCGATAAGCCCACCGGATTTGCCTACAGAATTCTCACCATCACCGCAGACTCGGTTCCCGTTCAAGGCACGAAGGAAGCAGAATCGATAG